The following nucleotide sequence is from Austwickia chelonae.
AGGCGTACATCATCTCGGTCAATCCGTGCGGCCCTCGGGCGGTCAGGGCGTCGCGGGCGAAGGGCAGGGCGAGAGATGCGCCGGTGCCCAGGAGCACCAGGGACGGCATGATGAGGATGGTCAGCGCCGCGCAGGTGATCTCCCGCCGTCCGATGCTCTTGCCGAGCAGTTCGGGAGTGCGACCCACCATGAGACCGGCGACGAAGACAGCGATGACGACGACGATCAGGAGGCTGTACAGGCCGGTGCCGACCCCACCGGGGCTGATCTCACCGAGCAGCATGTTCGCGAGCAGCAGGCCACCGCCCAGGGGGCTGTAGGAGTCGTGCATCGAGTTGACGGCCCCGGTGGACGTGCTCGTGGTCACGGTCGCGAAGAGCACCGAACCCGACACCCCGAACCGGGCCTCCTTGCCCTCGAGCGCGCCGCCCAGGACACCGCTGAGCCGGTTCTCGGCCAGGAGTGTGAGCGCCCAGGAGCTGAGGAAGAGGGCTCCGACGAACCCGACGAGGGCGTACCCCTGGCGGTGATCACCGACCATGAGGGAGTACATGCGGGGCAGTGCGCAGGGGATGAGCAGGATCAGGAGGATCTCGAGGACGTTCGTGAGGGGGGTGGGGTTCTCGAAGGGGTGTGCGGAGTTGGCGTTGAAGAAACCACCGCCGTTGGTGCCGAGCAGTTTGATCGCTTCCTGGGAGGCGACCGGTCCTCCCTGGATGGCCTGTCGCCCACCGGTGAGGGTGTCGACGACGACGGGTCCGGCGAGATTCTGGATGACGCCGCCGAGGACGAGCAGGAGCGCCCCGGCGACGGCGATCGGCAGCAGCACCCGGACGATCCCTCGGGTGAGGTCGACCCAGAAGTTGCCGATGCGGTCGGTGTCATGCCGGGCGATGCCTCTGGTGAGGGCGACGGCCACGGCGAGTCCGACGGCGGCGCTGGCGAAGTTCTGCACGGTCAGGCCGAGCATCTGGGCCAGGTGGGTGGCGCCTTCTTCACCGCTGTAGCTCTGCCAGTTGGTGTTGGTGACGAAGGAGACGGCCGTGTTCAGCGCGGTGTCGATACCCATCCCGGCCCGTCCAACGGCCAGTGGCAGCTTGGTCTGGACGAGGAGCAGCGCCCATAGCGTGAGGATGCCGACGAGGCTGAAGGTCATGAGCGAGGAGGCGTAGGTGCGCCAGTGTTGCTCACTGTCGGGGTCGATCCGGCAGATCCGGTAGAGGGTTTGTTCCAGCCGGAGATGTCGCTCTGTGGTGAAGGTGCGGGCCAGGTGCGCGCCGAGGGGACGGTGGGTCGTGGCGAGGACCGTCGCCACGACAGCGAGGGTGGCGACGGCGGAGGCGGTGTCGTCCATCAGAATTTCTCGGGGTGGGTCAGCGCGTAGATCAGGTAGACCAGCAGGCCGACGGCCAGGAGTGCTGCGAGTAGGTTTTCGAACATCGGGTACGGTTTCTCCTCGTTCCGGGGCGGTTTCTGGTGCGGCGCCGAGATGTCTCGGCTCAACCGGTGGCGGCTTGT
It contains:
- the kdpA gene encoding potassium-transporting ATPase subunit KdpA — encoded protein: MDDTASAVATLAVVATVLATTHRPLGAHLARTFTTERHLRLEQTLYRICRIDPDSEQHWRTYASSLMTFSLVGILTLWALLLVQTKLPLAVGRAGMGIDTALNTAVSFVTNTNWQSYSGEEGATHLAQMLGLTVQNFASAAVGLAVAVALTRGIARHDTDRIGNFWVDLTRGIVRVLLPIAVAGALLLVLGGVIQNLAGPVVVDTLTGGRQAIQGGPVASQEAIKLLGTNGGGFFNANSAHPFENPTPLTNVLEILLILLIPCALPRMYSLMVGDHRQGYALVGFVGALFLSSWALTLLAENRLSGVLGGALEGKEARFGVSGSVLFATVTTSTSTGAVNSMHDSYSPLGGGLLLANMLLGEISPGGVGTGLYSLLIVVVIAVFVAGLMVGRTPELLGKSIGRREITCAALTILIMPSLVLLGTGASLALPFARDALTARGPHGLTEMMYAYASAANNNGSAFAGLGADTPWFNLTLAACMLLGRFLPILLVLALAGSFAGQPHRPTTEGTMPTHTPLFIGLLVGIALIIAGLTFFPALALGPIAEALR
- the kdpF gene encoding K(+)-transporting ATPase subunit F translates to MSRDISAPHQKPPRNEEKPYPMFENLLAALLAVGLLVYLIYALTHPEKF